Below is a genomic region from Campylobacter geochelonis.
ATAAAACGCCTCTTACAAAACTGCTTATCAAAAAATAAATTTGATATAAGATAAAAATATCTTCCTACTTAACTACTAGATAAAATTCTCATCATATTTTAATTCTATTTTTCGCGCTGTTTCGATATGCAAGCTTGCCTATAAGGCAAAGGTGGTTGATAAAATTTATATGATTTTTCTATTTACTTGAGTATTTTAATGTTTCCTTATCAAGCAAAAATTTTATCAAAATGCACTTTATACGAGAAAGATTTTATCTGTTTTAAGCCTTTTAAAAATGTAAAATGCTTATCGCACCAGCTAGATTATCAGCATTCCATCGCCATAAGAGTAAAATCTGTAGTTATTTTCTATAGCGATTTTATAAATTTCCATAGTCTTTTCAAGCCCTATAAAAGCGCTAACTAACATTATAAGTGTCGATTTTGGCAAGTGAAAATTTGTTAAAAGGTAATTTTGTCTAATGGGTTTGTTATTTAAATTTAAAAAAAGCTTGCAAGCCCCATCTAAACGCCCATCTCTTGCGTAGTTTTCAACGCACCTTGTAACAGTTGTCCCAACGCCAAGTATGGGTGTATCGCTGTCTAAAACGTGTGCTGTATCTTGTGGTATATGATAAAACTCAGAGTGCATGGTGTGCTTTGTGATATCATCATTTTCTACACCTTTAAATGTCCCAGCGCCCACATGAAGCGTTAGATAGTGGATATCGTGAGTCTTTTTTAACTCTAAAATCATCTCATCGCTAAAGTGCAAAGATGCCGTTGGAGCAGCGACTGCGCCATTGTTTTTAGCAAAAATACTTTGATACCAACTCTCATCTTCTTTGCTATCTTGGCGTTTTATGTATGGCGGAAGTGGTACATGCCCGATTTTTTCACAAATTTGATAAATTTCACTTGTGTCAAGCGCTTTGGAATTTGCAAAAAACTGTACCACGCGACTTCCATCATCCAAAAGCTCTTTAACAATAGCTTTTAAGCCCTCATCAAATTCTAAAACCGAGCCAACCTTAACTCTGCCTTTGATAAATGCGCTAAAAGCGTCTTGAAGTGGGGAGTTTAGCAGCAGTTCTATTTTACCACCGCTTTCTTTTTTACCATAAATTCGCGCTTTTATAACCTTTGTATCGTTAAATACCACATCGCAAGGTGGTAAAATTTTACTTAAATCGCCAAATGTAAGATGAGAAATCTCACCGCTTTTTCGTTCATAAACCAAAAGTTTTGCGCTCTCTTTTGGTAAAACTGGCTTGTTTGCGATAAGTCTAGCTGGAAGTTCATAGTCATAGCTTGATAGTGAGTTTATATCACTCATCTTCATCATCTTCTTCGTCGCTGTTTTCTTCTGGTTTTGCTGGATTTACCGCTTTTGCGATTAAAATCGAAATTCCGTATAAAAGTACCAATGGCACAGCTAGCATAAACTGGCTTAAAACATCTGGTGGTGTCATAATCGCAGCAAAAACAAAGATAATAACGATAGCATAACGGAAAAATTCACTCAAGCTTTTATCATTTATAACGCCAAGTTTAGCTAAGAAAAAGGTGATAACTGGAAGCTCAAAACTAATACCAAATGCGACTATTAGTTTTGTAAAAAACCCAACATACTCGCCGATTTTTGGCATAGCGGTAAAAAGCTTTTCGCCAAAGTTGATTAAAAAATCATACGCAACAGGGATAACAAAATAGTAGCAAAAAGCCGCTCCTAGTGCAAACATCACTGAAGCGCTTACGACAAATGGAATAACGTATTTTTTCTCATTATCATAAAGTCCAGGTGCTACAAATAGCCAAAATTGCCAAAAGATAATAGGCATAGAAATCAAAAGTCCAGCGAAAAACGAGACCTTCATCGCAGTAAAAAACGCCTCAGCAAGTTGAGTAAATATAATCTCACTGCCTTTTGGCAAAATTTTAACCAAAGGTTGAGTCATAAAATCAAGTATAGCTTCCCAAAAATTAAAGCAGATTAAAAATGCAACTATCACACTCAAAACGCAGATAACAAGGCGTTTTCTAAGCTCAACAAGGTGTGGTTTTATATCCTCAAACATCTGCATTTTCCTTTAAATTCGAAGTTGGTTTTTCATCTTTTGTTTCTGGTTTTTGGCTTTTTGGCATATCAAGAGGTGTTATCTCTTCGGTTTTTCCATCGATTTGGATATCTAGTTTGGCTAAATTTGGTTTTAAATCGCCTAAATCTTTTTTGATATCTTCAAGGGTTTCATTTGCGCTGGATTTGACTGAATTTATGCCATTTTTTAGCTCATCCAGCTCTTCAAAAGTCAGTTTTTTGCGGATATTTTCTTGAGTTTTTGCCATAGAATCTTTGTATTTTTTAGCATCTTCTTTAAGCTCTGCTATGCGAATTTCTTGCTCGAAGCTTGACTTTGCGTCGTTGACTGATTTTTTGATAATTTTGAAGTATTTTGCTATCTCAACCATCGCTTTTGGTAGTTTTTCTGGTCCAAGTGCGATAACAGCGATGATAGCAATGACTAAAATTTCTGGGAAGCTCATTCCAAACATCTATTTTTCCTAACTTTTTTAAAATTTAAAATAACCTTGCAATTTTACAGAAATTTGCTTTAAATTTGGCTTGTTATAAAAAGCGCAATCTCATCAGCAAGTGCAAAATTTGGGTTATAAAAGATACTGTTTTCTAGTTTTAACTTACCATTTTGCGCTAGAGTTTGTGCGTTTTTTAGTTCATTTTGATTTAAAAATTTAGCATTTATGCCGATTTTACATCTAGCTCCTAAAAATATATGCTCAAATCTAAGTGCATTTTTATCGATACTCTCGCGGGTTTTTAAAAGCGGATTTTTGATATAAGCTTCAACGCTTTTTGGCGAGTAAAATCGCGCGCAGTCTTTAAAACCAACCGCATATGCGCCAAATCCAGCATAGTTTTTTTGCTCCCAATAAGCAAGATTATGCTTGCATAAAAAGCTATTTTTAGAGAAATTTGAGATTTCATATTGGTTAAATCCAAGTTCTAAAAGATGCGAAAACAAAAACTCATCAAGCCGAATGCTATCTTTTTTATAACTTTTTTTACCAGAAAATGGCGTGTTTTCTTCTAGTGTTAAAGAGTAGGCGCTGATGTGTGGGACACTAAGTTTTGCGATATTTTCAAGTTCAAACTCAAGCATGGCTTTTGTATCAAATTTAGTCGAGTAAATCAAATCTATATTTATGTTATCAAACCCTGCTATTTTGGCATTTTTAACAGCGTTAAATGTGTCTTTTGCGCTGTGATTTCTACCTAGAAATTTAAGCTTTTGCTCGTTAAAACTTTGCGCTCCAAAGCTAACTCTGTTTATGCCAAACTCGCGTATCGCCTCTAGCCACGCTAGAGTTGCTGAGTTTGGGTTTGCTTCTGTTGTCGCTTCATACTGGCTTGAAAAATGTGGTTTTAAAAGGTTAAAAATTTCAGCGTAAAAGTGCGAATTTACTGAGCTTGGAGTCCCGCCACCTATAAAAAGAGTTGAAATTTCGCCACTATTTTTTTCTAAAAAATCTTTTATTTCAAAATGTAAAGCTTGAAAGTATTTTTTTACAAGATTAAATTTATCGGTATGCGAACCAAAGGCGCAATATGGGCATTTAGAAGTGCAAAAAGGTATATGAATGTAGATATGCAAGTCATCTCTTTTGGGTTAAATTTAATCGTTTAATTTAGCAAATTTAGTTAAATTCAAGCTTAAATTTGCTCATATTATGAAAATAAATTTAAACCACAAAAAATAGCTTGTATAAATTAGCAGCGGAAATAAACTCTTGCTAATTTAGTAAAAGGTAATAAATCTGCTTTTGTCTATATTTTTTAATAAATAT
It encodes:
- the tatC gene encoding twin-arginine translocase subunit TatC encodes the protein MFEDIKPHLVELRKRLVICVLSVIVAFLICFNFWEAILDFMTQPLVKILPKGSEIIFTQLAEAFFTAMKVSFFAGLLISMPIIFWQFWLFVAPGLYDNEKKYVIPFVVSASVMFALGAAFCYYFVIPVAYDFLINFGEKLFTAMPKIGEYVGFFTKLIVAFGISFELPVITFFLAKLGVINDKSLSEFFRYAIVIIFVFAAIMTPPDVLSQFMLAVPLVLLYGISILIAKAVNPAKPEENSDEEDDEDE
- the queA gene encoding tRNA preQ1(34) S-adenosylmethionine ribosyltransferase-isomerase QueA, with product MSDINSLSSYDYELPARLIANKPVLPKESAKLLVYERKSGEISHLTFGDLSKILPPCDVVFNDTKVIKARIYGKKESGGKIELLLNSPLQDAFSAFIKGRVKVGSVLEFDEGLKAIVKELLDDGSRVVQFFANSKALDTSEIYQICEKIGHVPLPPYIKRQDSKEDESWYQSIFAKNNGAVAAPTASLHFSDEMILELKKTHDIHYLTLHVGAGTFKGVENDDITKHTMHSEFYHIPQDTAHVLDSDTPILGVGTTVTRCVENYARDGRLDGACKLFLNLNNKPIRQNYLLTNFHLPKSTLIMLVSAFIGLEKTMEIYKIAIENNYRFYSYGDGMLII
- the tatB gene encoding Sec-independent protein translocase protein TatB yields the protein MFGMSFPEILVIAIIAVIALGPEKLPKAMVEIAKYFKIIKKSVNDAKSSFEQEIRIAELKEDAKKYKDSMAKTQENIRKKLTFEELDELKNGINSVKSSANETLEDIKKDLGDLKPNLAKLDIQIDGKTEEITPLDMPKSQKPETKDEKPTSNLKENADV
- the hemW gene encoding radical SAM family heme chaperone HemW, which encodes MHIYIHIPFCTSKCPYCAFGSHTDKFNLVKKYFQALHFEIKDFLEKNSGEISTLFIGGGTPSSVNSHFYAEIFNLLKPHFSSQYEATTEANPNSATLAWLEAIREFGINRVSFGAQSFNEQKLKFLGRNHSAKDTFNAVKNAKIAGFDNINIDLIYSTKFDTKAMLEFELENIAKLSVPHISAYSLTLEENTPFSGKKSYKKDSIRLDEFLFSHLLELGFNQYEISNFSKNSFLCKHNLAYWEQKNYAGFGAYAVGFKDCARFYSPKSVEAYIKNPLLKTRESIDKNALRFEHIFLGARCKIGINAKFLNQNELKNAQTLAQNGKLKLENSIFYNPNFALADEIALFITSQI